The sequence below is a genomic window from Qipengyuania flava.
CCGGGCTCCACCGTGGTCCAGGATGCTGATAACGATGGCGTTCCGGATCGTGACACCAACGGCTTCATCATCGGGCGCATCATCGGTGATGCCAGCGACCCGCTGCTGACCTTCGACGTGTCGCTGCCGGTGAACTCCGACCAGACGGCTACGCTCGACGGTTGGGAATTCGCCATCCAGCACAACTTCTGGGAAACGGGCTTTGGCGCCATCCTGAACTACACCATCGTCAACGGCGATGCGACGTTCGACAACAGCCAGCCCTACAACGTGACCCAGTTCGCCCTGGTCGGTCTTTCGGACAGCGCCAACGCCGTGCTGTTCTACGACAAGGGCCCGCTGCAGGCACGTGTTGCCTGGAACTGGCGTGATGACTTCCTCGCCGGCTACAGCCAGAACCCGACGAACCCGTTCTACCGTGACGAATACTGGCAGATCGATGCCAGCGCGTCCTACGAGTTCGATTTCGGCCTGACTGTCTTCGTCGAAGCGATCAACATCACCGGCGAGAACCTGAAGGGTTACCGCCGCAGCGAGGACACGACCTTCTTCGCCTTCCGCGGTGCACCGCGGTACGCGGGCGGGGTACGCTTCTCCTTCTAATACGGTCGGGGCCGCTTCGGCGGCCCCCACCTGGCTTAAGAGGGGGCCGTACTGCCTGGCAGTGCGGCTCTCTTTTTGTCTCCCGTGCGTAGAGAGGGTATGGGACGAATTCTCATGGGTAGCGCGTTCAACAGGCTGGTGATCGTAGGCGGCGGGACGGCCGGATGGCTGTCGGCCTGCGTCATGGCTGCGCGGCGCCCGGGCCTCGAGATCACTCTCGTCGAGGCACCCGATATTCCGACAATCGGGGTTGGCGAAGGCAGCTGGCCGACGCTGCGCGACACGCTCGCCGCCATCGGCATCGACGAGGCGACCTTCCTCCAGCGCTGCGACGCCTCCTTCAAGCAGGGCTCGCGCTTCGACGGCTGGGTCGATGGGTCGGATGGCGACAGCTATTACCACCCCTATACACCGCCCGTTCCCGGGCCGATGGCGGACACGCTGCGCGCCTGGGCCGATTTGGCGGGCGAGCGCTCCTTTGCTGAAGCGGTGAACCCGCAGGCCGCCGTGTGCGACCGCGATCTTGCGCCGCGCCAGCGGGCGATGCCACCCTACGCCGGCGCGCTCAACTACGGCTACCACCTCGATGCGGGCAAGCTCGGCGCGCTGCTCGCCGAACACGCGACCGGCGCGCTGGGCGTGCGCCATATCCAGGCCCATGTCACCGGCGTCGAATGCGATGCGGACGGGCTGATCACGCGCCTGTTGCTTCGCGATGGCGATCCGGTCGATGGCGATTTCTTCATCGACTGCACCGGCATGCGCGCCCGCCTGATCGGCGAGGAAATGGGCGCGCAATGGATCGACCGCTCCGACGTGTCCTTCAACGACCGCGCCCTTGCCGTGCAGGTCCCGGTCGAACCCGGCAGCCCCATTGCCTCTCAGACGGTCGGCACCGCGCATGAAGCCGGTTGGCTGTGGGACATTGCCCTGCCGAACCGGCGCGGCATCGGCTGCGTCTACTCCTCGCATTTCCTCTCAGATGATGCGGCAGAAGCCATTTTGCGGGACCACGTCGAGCGCAAGGTACCGGGCGCCGACATCGCCGCCCTCGCCCCGCGCAAGCTTGAGTTCGCCACCGGCCACCGCGATCGCTTCTGGATCGGCAATTGCCTGTCAGTGGGCCTGTCTGCCGGCTTTATCGAACCACTCGAAGCCTCTGCGATCGTCCTGATCGAGCTCTCGCTGAAAGCGCTGGCGGATGGCTATCCGCACAGCCGCGAAGGGCTGCCCCAGCTCGCAGATCGCTTCAATGCGCTGTTCCGCTACCGCTGGGACCGGATCGTCGATTTCCTCAAGTTGCACTACGTGCTCAGCCGGCGCGAGGAACCCTATTGGGTCGCCCAGCGCGATCCGGCGACGATCCCGGCCTCGCTCGCCGGCCAGCTGGCGCTGTGGCGCGACCACGCACCCTCGGCCGCCGATTTCCCGCAGGTCGACGAAATCTTTTCCGCCGCCAGCCAGCAGTATGTCCTCTACGGCATGGGATTCCCCCTGCCCGCCGAGGCACAGGGACCAGCCGACGACGCCGCCCGCCGCCGGCTTGCCGAAATTCACGAACGCAGCCGGGCCATGGCGTCCGCCCTGCCTTCCAACCGAACCTATCTCGATGCAATGATGGCGAGCGCATCCGATCGCGCCGCCCAGGGAGAAACCGCCTCACAATGAGCAACCACCAGATCCTCAACACCGCCGACCACGCCGAACTGCGCGTGCACACCCATGCGAGCGCCGAATTCGGCGACACCGCCATGGCCGCGCTGATCGTGCCTGAGGAATTCCGGCAGGTGCAGGCGCACTACCCGATCGTGTTCCGCCGGGATGCCGCGAGCGGCAAGTTCGTTGCTCTTGCCCTTTTCGGTTTCGAGAACGGCGAGAACCTGTTTCTCGATGGCGATGTCTGGGACGCGCGCTATCGCCCGCTGTCGATCGCGATCCAGCCCTTCCTGGTCGGCCGCGCCCCCGATGGCGAAGGCGAAGGACAGGTCCATATCGACATGGGCCACCCGCGCGTTTCGACCAGCGGTGAAGGCACGCGGGTGTTCGACGAGCACGGCCAGTCGACCCCGTTCCTGGAAGACATCACCCGCAAGCTGGGCGCCCTGCACGTCGGTTACCAGGCCAGCGGTGACTTCTACGACGCGCTCGCCCGCTACGAGCTGCTGGAGCCCTTCACCTTCGAAGTCCCGCTGTCGAACGGATCAACCCATTCGCTGGTCGGCTTCCACATGATCAACGAAGACAAGCTGCGCACGCTCGACGGCGAAGCGCTGGGCGCGCTCCACGCTGAAGAGCATCTGATGCCGATCTTCATGGCGCTGGCTTCGGTCTCGAACCTCACCGACCTCGTTGCGCGCAAGGACGCGAAGGAGAACCGTGGCTGAAGCCGACCCCTCGATTTTTGCGCGGATGAAGACCGTCGAGGTGCGCGAGGTCGCTGATGCGGCGGCCTTGTCGGAGCTGCTCGACAGCAATCCGCAGCCCTTCATCGTACGCGGGCTGGTGAAGGACTGGCCGCTGGTGCAGGCGGGGCTCGAATCCCCGCGCGCCGCCCGCGCCTACCTGCTGGACAAATCGCGGCCCGTGCCCTTCACCGTCACTATCGGCCAGCCAGGCCGCGACGGGCGCCTTTTCTACGACGATGATTTCGGGATGAATTTTCGCGAAGCGCGCGGAAAGCTGGCCGATATCTTCCGCGGCTTCGACGACAACGAGGGCAAGGCGGATGTGCCGGCCATCTATCTCACCTCGGTCGACATGAAGCTGTTCTTCGACGGCCTCGTCGAAGAAAACGCCTCGCCCGTGGACGATCGCGATCCGCTGCACAGCATCTGGATCGGCACCTCGACCCGCGTCGCGGCGCATAACGATTTCCCGCGCAACATCGCCTGCTGTGCGGTGGGCAAGCGCCGGTTCACGATCTTCCCGCCCGAGCAATACAACAACCTTTACATCGGCCCGCTCGAAAACACCCCGGCCGGCCGCGCGGTCAGCATGGTCGACTTCCACGCGCCCGATCTCGAGGCCTATCCGCGCTTTGCCGAGGCGATGGAACACGCTCTGGTGGCCGAACTCGAGCCAGGCGATGCGGTCTACATCCCGTCGATGTGGTGGCACCATGTGGAAGGGCTCTCTCCCTTCAACGTGCTAGTGAATTACTGGTGGCGCGATACGCCCGCCTTTCTCGGCCAGCCGCAGGATGCGCTCAACCACGCTATCCTCGCCCTGCGCGATCTTCCGCGCGAGGAGCGCCTCTTCTGGCGCCAGCTGTTCGACCATTACGTGTTCGAAAACCCGCCCGAGGTGACCGAACACATTCCCGAAAAGGCCCGCGGCGTGCTCGCCCCGCTGACGGCGAAGACCGCCGGGCAGATCAAGGCTTTTCTCCTGAGGACCCTGAACCGATGAGCGAATACAAACCCCGCCGCGTTATCGTAGCCGGTGGCGGCACCGCCGGCTGGATGGCCGCTGCCGCGCTGGCGCGCACCATGGGCAGCGCGATCGAGCTGACGCTGGTCGAAAGCGATGCAATCGGCACCGTGGGTGTCGGCGAAGCGACGATCCCGCCGCTGATCGCCTTCAACCAGCTGCTCGGCATCAACGAGGCCGAGTTCATGCGCGAGACGCAGGCCGCCTTCAAACTCGGCATCGAGTTCGAGAACTGGAAGGTCGACGGGGAGAAGTACTTCCATTCCTTCGGCTCGACCGGGCGCGATCACTGGTCCGCCGGGTTCCAGCATTTCTGGGCCGAAGGGCTCGAGCGCGGCCACACCCACAGCTACGACGACTACTGCCTCGAGCTTCTGGCAGCATACGCAGGCAAGTTCGCGCACCTTCCGGAAAACCGCCTCAATTACGCCTTCCACCTGAACGCGACCGCCTACGCCGCCTTCCTGCGCCGCCTGGCCGAGGAAGCCGGGGCGACGCGGGTCGAGGGCAAGATCTCGAACGTCGAACTCGATGGCGAGAGCGGCAATATTGCGGCGATCTCGCTGGAGAACGGCCAGCGCCTCGAAGGCGACCTGTTTGTCGACTGCACCGGCTTCCGGGCGCTGCTGATCGAAGGCGCGCTGCATGTCGGCTATGACGACTGGTCGCACCAGTTGCCCTGCGATGCGGCCATGGCAGTCCAGACCGAGCTTGCCGGGCCGCCCGTGCCCTACACGCGCGCCATCGCGCATGACGCGGGCTGGCAGTGGCGCATCCCGCTGCAGACGCGCGGGGGGAACGGGATCGTCTATTGCAGCCGCTATCTCTCGAAGGACGAAGCGCACGACCGGCTCATGTCCACGCTGGACGGTAAGCCGATCAGCGAACCGCGCGCCATCCCCTTCCGCACCGGGGCGCGGCGCAAGCAGTGGCACCGCAACTGCATTGCCATCGGCCTGTCGAGCGGCTTCCTCGAGCCGCTGGAATCGACCAGTATCCACCTGATCCAGCGCGCCGTGATCCGCCTGTTGCGCATGATGCCGGCGGGCGAGGTGAGCGAGCGCGATATCGCCGAGTTCAACGAACAGCAGCTCACCGACATGGTGCAGGTGCGCGACTTCCTCATCCTGCACTACAAGGCCACCGACCGGCGCGACAGCCCGTTCTGGCGCCAGTGCGCCACGATGGATATTCCCGACAGCCTGACCCAGAAGATCGAGCTATTCCGGGAAACCGGCCGGGTGTTCCGCAAGAACGAGGAACTGTTCGTCGAGAACAGCTGGGTGCAGGTCATGCTCGGCCAGGGGATCATGCCGCGCGCCTTCCACCCGGTTGCCAAGAAGATGAGCGATCAGGAGCTCGACCGCTTCCTGACCACGCTGCGCGAGAACACCGCGCGCACCGTGGCCAGCCTGCCCGAGCACCACGCCTATGTGGCGCAATATTGCGGTGCAAAAGAGGCTCGGGCCGCGTAGCCACGCGGCTCGAAACGGGACAAAGTAGACAAGCAGGAAAAGACGGGTTTTCCGGGGGGTCAGGTTTCAATGGGTCGGCGGCGCCAGTCAGTCACCATCAAACACGTGGCAGCGGATGCAGGGGTTTCCCTGCAAACCGTGAGCCGCGTCATCAACAACGAGCCCAACGTGCGGCCCGCGATGAAGGACAAGGTCCAGGCGAGTATCGACAAGCTCGGATACGTGCCCTCGATCGCCGCGCAGCGGATGAGCGGATCGCGGTCCTACCTGATCCTGGCAATCAACGACCGCGACCGCACCATTGCCGACTGGCAGGCGCGCGACGGGCGCGACTGGGTCGACCAGATGCTGCTCGGCGGCATGCTGACAGCCGCCGATCGCGGTTACCGGATGATCTTCGAGCTGGTCGACACGCATAGCGACCATGTCGAACGCGAGCTGGGCGCTGCGATTTCCGCGCTCCAGCCGGACGGTATCATCGTGACCCCGCCGCACTCGGAAAACCCGCAGATTACCGGCCTCCTGGCCGAACGCGGCATTCCCTTCGCGCGCATCGGATCGAAGGAACCGGGACCGGGCATTGCGATGACGATGGGCGACGAGCTTCTCGCCGCCAAGGCGACCGACCACCTCATCGAACTGGGCCACACCCGCATCGGTTTCATTGCCGGGCCCGACGAATACAGTCTTGCCGGCTGGCGCGTCGATGGCTGGCGCGAAGCCATGGCCAACGCCGAACTCGATTGCGAGGGTCTGCTGGCCAAGGGCGACTTCGGCTTCGAAAGCGGCCTTGATGCGGCCCGCGACCTGCTGGGCCGCGACAACCCGCCCACGGCGATCATTGCCAGCAGCGACCAGATGACGCTCGCCGCGCTCGAAGTGGCACGGGAGCTCGGCCTCAAGGTTCCGCAGGACCTTTCGCTGGTGAGCTTCGACAACACGCCGATCGTGCGCTTCACGACCCCGGCGCTGACCGCAGTGGACCAGCCGATTTCGGCCACGGCCTCGCGCGCGGTGGAACTGCTCATCGATGCGCGCAAGAACGGCTCGCCCAGCGAACCCGAAGTGCTCGAGGGCGAGCTCATCGTCCGTGGCTCCACCGCAAGAGCCCCGGCAGCCGGTGGACGCTGACACGCCGGAAGAGCGGCGGCAGTCGCCGCGTTTCCTGTGGCTCTACGCGCTCGCCGTCGCCGGCGGGGCGGTGTCCTACGTACCGTTTCTCACTCTCCTCCTGCCGCTTCGTGCGAGCGAGATGGCAGGCGATGCAACGATCAACTTGCTGGCCTACACGGCGTTCTGCGGGGCAATAGCGGCGAGCCTTGCGAACATCATTTTTGGCTGGCTGAGCGACAAGACCCGCACGCGCAAACCGTGGATCGTGACCGGGATGGTCCTGTCCGGCGTGCTGCTGCACCTCGTCCCGCTGGCGAAAACACCGCTGGCGCTGATCAGCACCATCGTGTGCTGGCAGTTCTCCATCAACATGATGCTCGCGCCTCTCGCTGCCTGGGCCGGAGACGTGGTGCCCGACCGCCAGAAGGGCACACTGGGCGGCTTGCTGGCCTTTGCGCCGGCTCTTGGGGCCTTGTCCGGAGCCTTCGTCACCATCCCGGGCCTTGCCGGCCCCGACGGTCGCATTTCCATGGTCGCCATCCTGGTCGTTGCCATGGTGCTGCCAGTGGTCCTCTTCGGCCGTCCGGCGCCGATGCCGCACCTCATGGAAGAACCGCCCAGCGCCGAGGAGGAACGCCGAAAGGCCAAGCGCGCAGCCGTCGGCCGCATGTGGGTCGCGCGCCTGCTGATCCAGATCGCCGAAGCTGCCCTGTTCGCCTATCTGCTGATCTGGCTGTCGAGCCTCGATTCCGAGTTCCGCGACGCGGACACCGCACGTATCTTCGCCATCGTGCTGGCGCTTTCCGTTCCTCTCGCGCTCGCCGCTGGCCGTTGGTCTGACGCGCGTCGGCGCCCCATGCTACCGCTCACGATCGGCGCGGGCATCGGCAGCGTCGGGCTGGTGATGATGGCCCTGTCGGAAGGCATCACCGGGGCCATCCTCGGCTATTTCGTCTTCGGTCTTTCAACCAGTGTGTTCTTGGCGTTGCATTCGAGCCAGACGCTGCGAGTCCTCCCGCGCCCGGCAACCCGCGGCCGGGACCTCGGGATTTTCAACCTGACGAATACGGTTCCCAGCCTGATCATGCCCTGGCTCGCGCTCGCCATGGTGCCGGTATTCGGCTTCGCCGGACTGTTCTGGCTTTTCGCGAGCCTTGCAGCGCTCGCAACGATCCTGTTGGCGACCATGCCGAAGACGCAACACACGGCTTGATTTTCACTTTCGAGCATGGCAACCCTCCTTTGATAACGTTCTCAAAGAAGAGGACGCCGGAGGGATGTTTCAAATGCGAGCTGTTTTGTTGGCCACGGTGGCCAGTGTGGGTCTTGCGGGCTGCAACGCCGGCTATTCGAGTGTCGAAAGCGCACCGGCACCGGTGGCCGAAGCCCCTGCATCGAGCGAGGATGCGCGGGTCGCCGACCTCGTTTCGCGCATGAGCCTGGAGCGCAAGGTCGCCCAGCTTATCCAGCCGCAGATCGGCTCCTTCACCGCCGAAGACATGCGCCGCTACCGCTTCGGCAGCTATCTCAACGGCGGCAACCGCGGCCCTTATGGCGACGAATTCGCGCCCGCATCGGAATGGCTGCGCCACGCAGACGAGATGTACCTTGCCTCGGTCGAGCCGATGGACGGCGATGAGCCGGTCATCCCGACCATGTGGGGCACCGACGCGGTGCACGGCCACACCAATGTGGTCCGCGCCACTATCTTCCCGCACAACATCGGCCTTGGCGCGACGCGCGACGCCGACCTTATCCGCCGCATCGGCGAAGCGACCGCGGTCGAGATCGAAGTCACCGGCATCGACTGGAACTTCTCGCCGACCGTCGCGGTCGCACAGGACGACCGCTGGGGCCGCACCTACGAAAGCTATTCCGAGGACCCCGCCATCGTCGCCCCGCTGGGCGCTGCGCTGGTCGAGGGCCTGCAGGGCCGCAAGGGCGATCCCGACCGCCTCGGCGCCGGCCATGTGATCGCCACCGCGAAGCACTTCTTCGGCGATGGCGGGACCGACCAGGGTGTCGACCAGGGCGAAGTCACCGGCGACATCGAGGAACTGAAGAAGATTCACGCCGCGCCCTACCCCGCGACGATCGATGCCGGTGTCGAGGCCATCATGGCCAGCTTCAACTCGATCAACGGCAAGAAGATGCACGGCAACAAGATGTTGCTGACCGACGTGCTGCGCGGCGAACTCGGCTTCGACGGCCTCGTCGTCGGCGACTGGAACGGTCACGGCCAGGTTGCCGGCTGCACCAACACCGATTGCCCCCAGTCGCTGCTTGCCGGTCTCGACATCTACATGGTCCCCGACGACTGGAAGGGCCTCCACGAAACCCTGATTAGCCAGGTTCAGGACGGCACCATTCCGATGGCCGTTCTCGACGAGGCAGTCGCACGCATTCTTCGCGTCAAAATGCGCGCGGGCCTGCTGGACGAGTTCGTCAAACCGTCCGACCGCCCGAACGCGGGCGACTACGCCCTGCTCGGCTCGGTCGAGCACCGCGCCATCGCGCGCGAAGCGGTTGCCAAGTCGCAGGTCGTGCTCACCAACAACGGCGTGCTCCCGCTGGCCGGGGGCGCCAATGTCCTCGTCGCTGGCACCGCCGCTGACAGCATCGCGCAGGCATCGGGCGGCTGGACGCTGACCTGGCAGGGGGGTCTCGAACTCGACAACGAGGAACACTTCCCCGGCGCAACCTCGATCTGGAAGGGCCTCAAGGACGCGGTCGAAGAATCCGGCGGCACCGCCACGCTTTCCGCCGACGGCACCTATGCCGAAAAGCCCGATGTCGCGGTCGTGGTCTTCGGCGAGGAACCCTACGCCGAATTTGCCGGCGACCGGAAGCACCTCGGCTTCACCGACGAGGAAGGCCTCGAACTGCTGCGCAAGTTCAAGGCCGAAGGCGTGCCCACCGTTGCCGTCTTCATCAGCGGGCGTCCGATGTGGATGAACCGCGAGCTGAACCTCGCCGATGCCTTTGTTGCCAGCTGGCTTCCGGGCAGCGAAGGCGCCGGTGTTGCCGATGTCCTCACTGGCGCGGTGCCGGCGACCGGCACGCTCGGCTTCAGCTGGCCCGTGACCTGCGACTACGGCCCGCTCAACGGCCCGGAAGGCGCGCTCTTCCCGGTCGGCTACGGCCGCTCGCTCGACCAGACCGAGGCTATGGCCACGCTCGACGAGACCTGTGCCCCGCTCGAACAGGGTGCAGCGCTCGACTGGTACGTCAACGGCCGCCTCGCCGATGGCGTGCTGGCCAACACCGCGACCGGCAAGCTCGACAATCTGCGCGGCGAAGCGGGCGGCATCACCGCCGTCGGCCTCGACCGTACGGCCCAGGAAGACGCCCGCACTGTCACCTTCGTTCCGGGCGCCGGTATCGAATTTGCCCAAGGCGGCGGCGACACGGGCCTCGGCTACCGCGTGCTCTACGAGGTCGCCAACCGCCCGCAGGCCCGCGTCATGGTCAAGGTCGGTTCGAGCGAACCGCTCGACATCACGCACCAGCTTTCGGTTGCCGAAGGCAAGAGCTGGCGCGAGATGATCATCACCGGTGCCTGCATGGCCAATCTCGGCCCGACGCTGGCCTTCCAGTCCGAAGGCGCCTTCACGATCAACATCGGCACCATCGAGCGCGAAGAGTTCGCCGAAGGCACCGATTGCTCGTTCTAGGGCCAAACATTCGTATTCGCTTTGTGTGACGGGAAAAGCCTGTCACACAAAGCGCTTGGGACAATAAACCGGGCAGCTCCTTCAGGTCGCACCGGTACGTGGGAGGAAAACTGAAATGGCACTCGCACCCGACGTTGCGTCGAGCACGGATCCCAATCCGGTCGACGTTCACGACGATACGCCGCCGGTCGATGCGCCCGGCCTGCAATATTTCGTCATGGGCCTGTTCTTCATCTTCGGCGGTATCACCTCGCTCAACGATGTGCTTATCCCGAAGCTGAAAGAGCTGTTCACGCTCAGCTACACCGAGGCGATGCTGGTGCAGTTCTGCTTCTTCGCCGCCTATCTCGTAATCGGCATTCCGGGCGCGAAGCTGGTCAAGAAGATCGGCTACATGCGCGGTGCAGTCGCTGGCCTGGTCACCATGATCGCGGGCTGCCTGCTGTTCATTCCCGCCAGCCAGACGGCTACCTACGCCCTCTTCCTCGGCGCGCTGTTCATCCTCGCCAGCGGCGTGGTGATCGTGCAGGTGGTGGCGAACCCGCTGATCAGCCTGCTTGGCCCGCCCTCGACCACGCACAGCCGCCTGACCTTCGCGCAGGCCTTCAACTCGCTGGGCACCACGGTCTTCCCGATCATCGGCGCAGCGGTGATCCTCGGCAGCCTTGCGAACATGTCGGCCGACGAGCTTTCGGGCGCCGAACTGCAAGCCTATCGCGCCGCTGAAAGCGAAGCCATCTGGCAGGGCTATCTTGGCGTTGCCGTGCTGATCGCGCTGGTCGCTGCAGCCGTGTGGATGTTCCGCAACCGACTGCCGCATGACGAGAAGATCATGGGCGACGGCGAGCTGGTGTCGAACGGCCGCTACCTGATGGGCCTTGCCCTGGCCGCCATCGGCGCGTTCCTCGCGCTGCAGGTCAACGGCTGGCTCGGCGTGCTGTTCATCCTCGCAGCGCCGGCGCTCTGGCTCTATGACAACACCCTGCTGCGCCGTACGCGCTTCAGCTTTGGCGCTCTGTGCATCTTCCTCTACGTGGGCGCGGAAGTCTCGATCGGCTCGATCATCATCAACTACCTGTCGACCGAGCGCGTGCTGGGCGAACCGGAAAGCGTGATCGGCTGGATGATCGGCCTCTACTGGGGCGGCGCAATGGTCGGCCGTTTCATCGGCTCCTACTTCCTGCGCATCTTCTCGCCGGGCAAAATCCTCGCCTTCAACGCGACGGGTTCGATCCTGCTGATCGTCATCAGCATCATGACCAGTGGCGAAGTTTCGGCCTACAGCCTCCTCGCCGTCGGCCTGATGAACTCGATCATGTTCCCGACCATCTTCTCGCTCGCCTGCGAGAAGCTCGGGCCGCGCGCTGCCGACGGTTCGGGCATCATCAACGTCGCCATCTTCGGTGGCGCCGTGGTGCCCCTCCTTTATGGCGTGGTCGCCGATGCCACCGGCGGCGACCTCGCCATGGCAATGATCATCCCGATCATCTGCTACGCCATCATCGCAGGCTTCGGAATCTTCGCGCGGCGTCCTGCCGCAGCCTGATTTCGCAGTTGCAGCATTTTGGGGGTTCGCAAGGCGGCTTCGGTCTGTCATGCGAACCCCCTAGCTTTTGAATTGGGGGACTATTCCAGCATGACCGACGCCGAACTGGCTGCCCATCTCGCCGAAGTGGCGGGCAAGATCCTCATCGAAGTGCGCGAGAGCGGCGTGTTCGAAGGCAAGGCGCTGGGCAAGGCCGGCGACCAGACCGCCAACCAGTTCCTCGTCCATGCCCTGCGCGAACAGCGCCCCGAGGACGGCCTTTTGTCGGAAGAAAGCAAGGACACCGACGAGCGTCTCTCGAAAGAGCGCGTGTGGATCGTCGACCCGGTCGACGGCACGCGCGAATATGGCGAGGCGCGCACCGACTGGGCGGTCCATGTGGCGCTCTGCGTAAACGGCAAACCCGAAATCGGAGCAGTCGCCCTGCCCGGCCTCGGCACCGTGCTGCGCACCGATGCCCCGATCGC
It includes:
- a CDS encoding sugar MFS transporter is translated as MALAPDVASSTDPNPVDVHDDTPPVDAPGLQYFVMGLFFIFGGITSLNDVLIPKLKELFTLSYTEAMLVQFCFFAAYLVIGIPGAKLVKKIGYMRGAVAGLVTMIAGCLLFIPASQTATYALFLGALFILASGVVIVQVVANPLISLLGPPSTTHSRLTFAQAFNSLGTTVFPIIGAAVILGSLANMSADELSGAELQAYRAAESEAIWQGYLGVAVLIALVAAAVWMFRNRLPHDEKIMGDGELVSNGRYLMGLALAAIGAFLALQVNGWLGVLFILAAPALWLYDNTLLRRTRFSFGALCIFLYVGAEVSIGSIIINYLSTERVLGEPESVIGWMIGLYWGGAMVGRFIGSYFLRIFSPGKILAFNATGSILLIVISIMTSGEVSAYSLLAVGLMNSIMFPTIFSLACEKLGPRAADGSGIINVAIFGGAVVPLLYGVVADATGGDLAMAMIIPIICYAIIAGFGIFARRPAAA
- a CDS encoding 3'(2'),5'-bisphosphate nucleotidase CysQ — translated: MTDAELAAHLAEVAGKILIEVRESGVFEGKALGKAGDQTANQFLVHALREQRPEDGLLSEESKDTDERLSKERVWIVDPVDGTREYGEARTDWAVHVALCVNGKPEIGAVALPGLGTVLRTDAPIAVPAAAETPRMVVSRTRPAAEAVAVSEAIGAELVGMGSAGAKSMAVVRGEAEIYLHTGGQYEWDSAAPAAVALAHGLHASRIDGSPLVYNNSDTYMPDLLICRPEWAERVLAEVGKLAS